The window AGGATCAGGTCGGCGGGCGATCCGACGGCGGGCAGGCTTCGGTGCCGGTGGGAGCCGATCACGATCGGGCGGGTGGTGTCGAGCGCCTTCACCCCGGCGATCAGCCGGTCCGCGATACCGAGGCCCTCCGTGGACGTGAACTCGGAGATCTCGTTGCCGATGGACCACATGACGACGGCGGGCGAGTTGCGGGCGGCCAGGACCATCTCGGCGATGTCGGCGTCGCTGTGCGCGTCGAAGAAGCGCCCGTAGTCGTACCGGTTCTTGCCGCGTCGCCAGCAGTCGAAGGCCTCCACCATCATCACGATGCCGAGCCGCTCACAGGCCGCGATCACCTCGGGCGCGGGCGGGTTGTGCGAGGTGCGCAGGGCGTTGACGCCCATGCTCTGCATGATCTTCAGCTGGCGTTCCACGGCGTCCGCGTTGACCGCCGCGCCGAGGGCGCCCAGGTCGTGGTGGAGGTTGACGCCCCGGAGTTTGAGGTAACGGCCGTTCAGCATCAGGCCGTTGTCGGCGTCGACGGTGAAGTGGCGGATGCCGAAGGGGGTTTCGTAGGTGTCGACGGTGCGGCCGTCGACATGGAGTTCGGTCTTCAGGATGTGGAGCGCGGGTGTGTCGATGTCCCACAACCGCGGATCCCGGACCGTGAGGTCGTGCGTGACGGTCGCGGGGTCCGCGCCGACCGTGACCGTGGACGTCCCGCGAGCCACCGTACGGCCGTCCGGGTCGACGACCGCCGATCTCACCTCCACGCGTCCCGCGTCGCCCGACGCGTTCACGACACTCGTCCGCGCCCGTACGAGAGCGCGGTCCTTCCCGATCTCCGGCGTCGTCACCTGGGTGCCCCAGCGCTGGACGTGCACCGGATCGGTGACAACGAGGCGGGCCTCGCGGTGGATCCCGCTGCCCGAGTACCAGCGGCTGCTGGGAAGCCGGTTCCGGACCTCTACCGCGATGACGTTCGCGGTGGTGCCGTCCGTGTGCAGCAGATCGGTGAGGTCGAGGGCGAACCCCGTGTAGCCGTAGGGGTGTTGGCCGACGAGCTGCCCGTTGCAGTAGATCGACGAGTCCATGTGGACGCCGTCGAACTCGACGGAGACCCGCTTGTCCGCGTACGTCTGAGGGAGGGTGAAGGCGATGCGGTACCAGCCGAGGCCGCCGGGGAAGAATCCGGTGCCGCTGGTCGTGCCGTGCTCCGTGGTGGGGCTGAGTTCGATGCTCCAGTCGTGCGGTACGGCGATCCGCCGCCACGCGGAGTCGTCGTAGTCGGGCTCCGCGGCCCGGGCGTACGCGCCGGTGGGGTCGGTGAGACCGGCCGGATCGACGAGCGCGAAGCGCCAGCCGTCGCGGAGCGGGACGGTCCGCCCTCCGGTGGCGGGCCGGGCGCGGAGAGCGGTGTCCTCGGCGGCCCATGCGTCGGCGGAGCCCGCGAGGACCGCGGGAGCCGCTGTGCCGGCGATCAGTACGGACCTGCGAGTCACCGTCACGGTGTTTTCCCTTTCGTAAGGGCTCACATTTGCTCACAACTGCCCGCCAACAAACAGATTCTGACAGTGCGACACGCATGACCGTCAACCCTCCGGTAAGCGCTTCCTGCCCCTGGTGTCACATCGGCCTGAACTCCACGGTGGCGGAGGGGCTCGGCAGGGTGCAGGTGCACGAGCCCGTGTGCCATGTGCGGAAGACCCCGACGCACTAGGCTGGAACACAAGTGACGCGCTTGTTCACTGTGAGTGTGCGCAATGGAGTGGCGGCGATGAGGAGCCACAACGAATCCTCGGACGACAGCCCGGGGTACCCGTTCGACGAGACCGCCACGGCGCGGGCCGTCATCGACCGCGACGGCATCCTCGTCGAGTGGAACGAAGGCGCCCGGCGCCTGCTCGGCCATGCACCGGCCGAGGTCGTGGGTCTGCCCGCCGCGAACCTGCTGGCCACGGACACCGGAGCCCCGCTCCCCCCGTCGGCCGACCACCGCTGGAACGAGACACTCGCGCTGCGCCACCGGGACGGCCGGACCCTGAACGTATGGGTGCTCGCGCACCGGCGCAGACCCGAGCTCGGCGACCGCAGCGACTGGCTCGTCGTGACCCCGCTGGAGAACGGCAAGCCGCCGACCGAGGCCGATTCCCTCTCCGCCATGTTCCTGGAGCAGTCACCCTGCGCCACCGCGCTCTTCGACGAGCGACTGCGGCTTCGGCGGGTCAACGCGGTGATGGCCGAGTCGATAGGCCTACCGGAGGAACGTATCCGCGGGCTGCGCATCCCCGAGATCGGCGGCAGACCGCAGAACGACGAGCTCGAGGCCGCCATGCTCCAGGTGCTCCTGACCGGGCGGCGCCAGGACGTACAGACCCTGGGCACCGGCAACTCGGACGGCGCACTGGCCTGGCTCGCGCGGATGGCGCCGCTGAGCGACGCCGAGGGCCGGGTGGTCGGCGTCTGTCTGTCCGCCCACGACTTCACCGACCACTACCTCGCCCGGGAGCGCCTCCAGATCGTGAACGAGGCGAGCATCCGCATCGGCTCCACCCTCGATGTCACCCGTACGGCCCAGGAGCTGGCCGATGTCTGTGTGCCCGCGCTCGCCGACTTCGTCAGCATCGACCTCGTGGACCCGCCGGAACACGACGGCGAGCCGTACACCGGGCCCGTCTCCGCTCCCGTGAGCCTGCGCCGCGCCGCCCACCGGTCGGTGAACCCCGGCAATCCGGAGGCCGTGGTCAAGCTGGGCCAGATCGACGTCTACCCCTCCCCCTCACCGCAGGCCGACTCCCTGGTGGCGGGCCGGCCCATCGTGGCCACCGATCCCATGACCACGCTGGCGGACTGGCTCGCCTGGGATCCGGCGCGCGGCGAGCGTGTCAGGGAGCTCGGCATCCACACCACGATGTCCGTTCCGATCCAGGCCCGCGGTGCGACGCTGGGCGTCGCCGTCTTCACCCGGTTCCGGCGCCCCGACCCCTTCACGGCCGACGACGTCCTGCTGGCCGAGGAGGTCACCGCCAGGGCGGCCGTCTGCATCGACAACGCCAGGCGCTTCTCCCGGGAGCGCGAGACCGCCATCGCCCTGCAGCGCAGTCTGCTGCCACAAACGCTCCCGAGGACGGCCGCCGTCGAGGCGGCCTCGCGCTATCTGCCCGCGGCCCGGGCCGGGGTCGGCGGCGACTGGTTCGACGTGATCCCGCTGTCGGGGATGCGCGTCGCCATGGTCGTCGGTGACGTCGTCGGCCAGGGCGTGCAGGCCTCCGCCACGATGGGGCGGCTGCGGACCGCCGTGCGCACGCTCGCCGACATCGACCTGGCACCGGACGAGCTGCTGACCCATCTCGACGACCTGGTCGTGCGGCTCTCCTCGGAAGCCGGCGTAGAGGGAACCACCGGCGAGGTGGGGGCCACCTGTCTGTACGCCGTGTACGACCCGGTCACCCGCGTCTGCACACTCGCCCGGGCGGGCCACCCGCCACCGCTGATGCTCCGGCCCAACGGCTCGCCCGAGGAGATCGACGTACCGCCGGGACCTCCGCTGGGCCTGGGCGGGCTGCCGTTCGAGCCGGTCGAGCTCCGGCTGCCCGAGGGCACTGTGCTCGCCCTCTACACCGACGGTCTGATCGAAAGCCGCGACCGTGACGTGGACGAGAGTCGCGCGGTGCTCAGCCGGGCACTGGCCCGCGGCGCGGGCTCCCTGGACGAGACCTGCCACGACATCCTCCAGTCGCTGCTCCCGCCGACCGGAGCGTCCGACGACGTGGCCCTGCTGCTCGCCCGGACGAAGGGTCTGCCGACCTCCCAGGTGGCGACCTGGGACATCCCGGCGGACCCCGCCCTCGTCGCCCCGATCCGCAAGCAGGTCGTCCAGCAGTTGGAGACCTGGGACCTGAGCGAGGAGGGCTTCACGACCGAACTGGTCGTGAGCGAACTCGTCACCAACGCCATCCGGTACGGGGAACGCCCCATCCGGCTGCGGCTGATCCACGACGACGCCACTCTGATCATGGAGGTGTCGGACTCCAGCCACACCGCGCCGCATCTGCGTCGCGCCAAGGTCTTCGACGAGGGCGGTCGCGGTCTGCTCCTGGTCGCCCAGCTCACCCAGCGCTGGGGCAGCCGCCACACCCCCGAGGGCAAGACGATCTGGGCGGAGCTGGCACTCGGCGAGGAGTGACGCACCGGAAGCCTCAAGAGTCCGGACAGACCTGACGGACCGTCAACTCACCGGCCGCCGCCGTACCCGCCTCCTCCGTAGCCACCGCCTCCGTAACCGCCCCCGCCATACCCGCCGCCGTAACCGCCGCTGTAGCCGTCTCCTCCATAGCCACCGCCGTAACCGCCGCCTCCGTAACCGCCGCCATAGCCTCCGCCGGACGCGCCGTCGTACCAGCAGTAGTAGCCGTAGCAGACCCAGCTCGGAGCGGGGGCGGGCGTCGGGGGCGGAGGCGGTGGGGGCGTCTGGGAGGGCGCGGGCTTCGGGGGCGGCGGGGGCGGTGTGCGGGTGGGCTCAGGGCTCGCCCTGCGCGTCGGCTTGGCCGTGTCGCTGTTCGTGTACGACGTGATCCACTCCATCTGGAGCGAGTCGACCGAGGTGTCGATCTCCCAGCGCTGGGCCTCGCCTTCACTTCGGGTCTTGAGGACCAGGCCCGTCTCCTCGTCCCCCGAGACGGGTGCCAGAGCGAGCTTCGGGCGCCCCAGGGGCACCAGGTTTCCCTCCAGGGTGAGGTCGTAGCGGACGGACACCTGATCCTTGTCGCCGTCGCACGGACCCAGCCTGACGGAGGAAGGGAGCCGGGAGTCGAGGCACAGGTCCTTGTCTGCCAGGCTGCGCAGCAGACCGTCACTCTCGTACGCCCACTGCTGCCGCTCCGAGGAACTGCACGTGGCGACGACGGCCTCCACACCCGCGACGGCCTTGCCGTCGGCGATCCCGACGCAGTCGCCGCTCGCGACATTGCGGAGCCGCCCGCTCAAGGTGCCGGTCTCCGTGCCGCCGGTACCGACCCTGGTCGGCCTGGCGTCGGGTTCCTCCGACGCCGTCCCGGCGTCCGAGGAGGAGGGCCGCCCCGCGTTGTCCCCGCCGGACCACATGGCCAGTGGCACGAGTACGCAGGCGCTCACGGCGAGGATGGCCAGGGCGACGTTGCGTCGGCGCGGGGAGCGCCTGCCGGGCTCACCCGGGCGGGTGTCCGCGTGCGGCGGAAGCCGTACGGCGTGGCGCGGACCCGCGCTGTGGAGGGCGGCGCCCGGCCGACGGCCGGTCTCCCGGTGGGAGTCGGCACCCGGGGTGTTGGCCGTGCTCGCGTGACCGCTCACAGTCGGGTGAGACCCGGTTCCCGACCCCGGATCGGCACTCGGACCGGCGCCCGGACCGAAAGCCTGACCGGCAGCCGGGTGGGCGCCTGCTCCCGGGTGAGGGGCGAGATCCGGGCGGGGGCCGGCGCCGGAGGGATCAGGAGCCTGCCGAGGGCTGGGCCCCCAGACGGAATCGGTGTCCGCGTAGAAGTCGGCCTCGGAGGAACGTCCGGTGCCCGGCTGGGGGACGGAACCCGGCACGGGCCCGGACCCGGTGCCAGTGGCCGTGCCCGGCTGTGATCCCGCAGCCTCCGGGTAGGACCCCACCCCCGGGTGCGGGTCCATGCCCGGAGCCACCGACACCACGGGACCCGCCTGCGTCTCCTCCGCCCGGACCCGGCGTCCCGGCCTGGAGTGGAGATACTGCTGGGCCGCCCATCCGAGCACCCCCTCGGCCAGGAGGCCGGCGAGACGGCCGCCCGACTGGTCCAGCTGGCCGGCCGAGGACTGGCAGTGCGGGCAGTCGGCCATGTGCTCCTGCAGATCGGGGCAGATCCTGCCGCCGGGCCGGAGCGAGACGTCGAGCAGCCTGCTGTAGCGGCGGCACTCCTCGTCGGGGGCGAGTTCGCGATGGTTCTCCAGGCAGTTCTGGCGAAGCAGTTCCCGGGCCCGGTCCAGCGCGACGGAAACGTCCTCGACGGAGATTCCGAGCAGGCGGGCCGGTACCGCGAGATCCTCGGCCTCCACCTCCGCATGCCAGAGAACGCAGCGGGCGGACTCCGGCAGCCGATGGAACGCGCGGGACACGAGCCGCCTGTTCTCCGGCGGCAGAAGCCGGTCGACGGCCCGCGCCTTGTCGTTCGGGTCGGACCGCAACTCGGGACGGAGCAGCTCCCGGCGTTTGTCCGCGTCCCATTCGCCCGCTATTCGGCGCACGGTCACCAGCAGTTGCGGTCGCCATGCGGCCTTCGGCCCGGTGCGCCGCACCGACTCGCCGAAGAGCCGGGTGAATGCGGCGGTGGTGAGCATTCCGGCGTACTGCGCACCGTTCGTGCACAGTCGCGCGTACGAGAAGACCGGCACCCAGTGCCGGGAGAGCAGTTCCCCGGAGGGATACTGGGCGGGTGTCTTGCCCGAGCCCCTCTTCAGGTCCGCCGTGAGCCGTTCGTCCGTCGCATCGAACAGGCTTCCGGTTGTAGGGGAATTCGACGGGGTCGCGTCGCTCACGTGCACTTTCCTCCAAAGCCCCCGCAGAAATAGTCCATACCAAGGGGTACGGAATTTTTCCTGCACGCTGACGGGTGCACCTTTGCACAACGCACCACCCCGGAACAAGAGAACGCTCCCAATCCCCCATTCCCAGCCAGGTCTTTGGTGGAGACAAAGTGTCAACAGAAGCCCGAAGCAATGCGATTCGGAATGGCACACTCTCAAGTTACTCGAAGTAAGTACCGATTTGGCATCGGTGAAGAAGAGAGCTGCGGCCAGTAATTCGTTGGAATATGCAACCCAAGAACGCAAGGAAGGAGCTTGACGGCGGAGTCCTCGACCCACCCCCGTTCGCCTCCGCAACAGGCCGTCTGATTCGATTCAACGAAACCGACAATCACTCCCGAAGGACGAACCCTGAGTTCCACACTCGCCACAGCCCTTTCCGCCGTTCTCCTCGTGGCGGTACTGGCCTGTGCCGTGATCCGCCCCTTCGGCCTCCCGGAGGCCACCGTGGCGGTGCCCGCCGCCG is drawn from Streptomyces liliifuscus and contains these coding sequences:
- a CDS encoding SpoIIE family protein phosphatase — protein: MRSHNESSDDSPGYPFDETATARAVIDRDGILVEWNEGARRLLGHAPAEVVGLPAANLLATDTGAPLPPSADHRWNETLALRHRDGRTLNVWVLAHRRRPELGDRSDWLVVTPLENGKPPTEADSLSAMFLEQSPCATALFDERLRLRRVNAVMAESIGLPEERIRGLRIPEIGGRPQNDELEAAMLQVLLTGRRQDVQTLGTGNSDGALAWLARMAPLSDAEGRVVGVCLSAHDFTDHYLARERLQIVNEASIRIGSTLDVTRTAQELADVCVPALADFVSIDLVDPPEHDGEPYTGPVSAPVSLRRAAHRSVNPGNPEAVVKLGQIDVYPSPSPQADSLVAGRPIVATDPMTTLADWLAWDPARGERVRELGIHTTMSVPIQARGATLGVAVFTRFRRPDPFTADDVLLAEEVTARAAVCIDNARRFSRERETAIALQRSLLPQTLPRTAAVEAASRYLPAARAGVGGDWFDVIPLSGMRVAMVVGDVVGQGVQASATMGRLRTAVRTLADIDLAPDELLTHLDDLVVRLSSEAGVEGTTGEVGATCLYAVYDPVTRVCTLARAGHPPPLMLRPNGSPEEIDVPPGPPLGLGGLPFEPVELRLPEGTVLALYTDGLIESRDRDVDESRAVLSRALARGAGSLDETCHDILQSLLPPTGASDDVALLLARTKGLPTSQVATWDIPADPALVAPIRKQVVQQLETWDLSEEGFTTELVVSELVTNAIRYGERPIRLRLIHDDATLIMEVSDSSHTAPHLRRAKVFDEGGRGLLLVAQLTQRWGSRHTPEGKTIWAELALGEE
- a CDS encoding ricin-type beta-trefoil lectin domain protein → MSDATPSNSPTTGSLFDATDERLTADLKRGSGKTPAQYPSGELLSRHWVPVFSYARLCTNGAQYAGMLTTAAFTRLFGESVRRTGPKAAWRPQLLVTVRRIAGEWDADKRRELLRPELRSDPNDKARAVDRLLPPENRRLVSRAFHRLPESARCVLWHAEVEAEDLAVPARLLGISVEDVSVALDRARELLRQNCLENHRELAPDEECRRYSRLLDVSLRPGGRICPDLQEHMADCPHCQSSAGQLDQSGGRLAGLLAEGVLGWAAQQYLHSRPGRRVRAEETQAGPVVSVAPGMDPHPGVGSYPEAAGSQPGTATGTGSGPVPGSVPQPGTGRSSEADFYADTDSVWGPSPRQAPDPSGAGPRPDLAPHPGAGAHPAAGQAFGPGAGPSADPGSGTGSHPTVSGHASTANTPGADSHRETGRRPGAALHSAGPRHAVRLPPHADTRPGEPGRRSPRRRNVALAILAVSACVLVPLAMWSGGDNAGRPSSSDAGTASEEPDARPTRVGTGGTETGTLSGRLRNVASGDCVGIADGKAVAGVEAVVATCSSSERQQWAYESDGLLRSLADKDLCLDSRLPSSVRLGPCDGDKDQVSVRYDLTLEGNLVPLGRPKLALAPVSGDEETGLVLKTRSEGEAQRWEIDTSVDSLQMEWITSYTNSDTAKPTRRASPEPTRTPPPPPPKPAPSQTPPPPPPPTPAPAPSWVCYGYYCWYDGASGGGYGGGYGGGGYGGGYGGDGYSGGYGGGYGGGGYGGGGYGGGGYGGGR